The Lewinellaceae bacterium nucleotide sequence GAAGATGATGTCTACGGGGTTCTGGTGGAGGAATTCCAGGGCCTGAAGCGGGTTGCGGAAGGCGGCAACACAATCGACAAACGGGATCCTGCCGATGTAAAGCTCCAGCAGTTCCAGGGCATTGGGCTCGTCGTCCACAAGAATGGCTCGTATCATGACAGTTTCAGTTTTAATGTCACCTTAAACAGGCCGCTTTCCTCCCCCACCACCAGCGTGTACCGATGGGCGTAGATCAGCTTCAGCCTTTTGCGGACATTCTCCAGTCCCACCCCGCTGTACTGACCAGGCATGGCCACACGCTGCTGTTCATGTATGGAATTGGTGATGTTGAAGGTGAGGGCGTTATCTTTAATATCCAGCGCCATCCGTACAAATGATTTTTTGTCCGCATCCAGGCCGTGTTTAAAGGCGTTTTCCACAAAAGGGATGAGTAGCGCCGGAGCGATCATTTGGTCTTCCATGGCTCCATTCACGTCAAAGCGAACCTCAATCGGATCCTCCTTACTGTACCGCAGCCCATTCAGCCGGATGTAATCGCGGATGAATTCCACCTCCTGCTCCAGGGGAATGAAATCGGACTGTGTATCGTAAATGATGAACCTCAGCAGATGCGACAGCCGGGAGATGCCCTCGGAAATGTCGGACTGATCGTGCCGCTCCGCAATGGCAAGCAGGTTATTAAGGGCATTGAACAAAAAATGCGGATTGATCTGTGAACGCATCAGCTGCAGTTCCGCCGACAGTTTTTCCCTGACCAGAAATTGCTGTCTTCGGTCCAGTTTTAGTTGTTGACGGATGGTGCCGTAAGCAATGGACACCGCGAGATAAAAGCCGTAAATGATGGAGATCAGTCTCAGATAAAGCCCGTCGAACAGTTGACCCGAAAAATGCAACACAAACAGTTCTATCCCTACGCAAAATGCGACAGCCACCGCAAGCATGACCAGATAACGGACCAGGCTGCGCCTCTGATAGAACAATGGAATGAGCCAAAAAGTATTGATATAAAACAAGATCGCACGTGGCGGTATCCCGGCAAAGGAGATGACCTGTATCGGTCCGTGGGTACGCGTTTCCCGATACAGATCGTTTTCTGTGATGATTTCTACCTCCGTCAGGTTAAAGCCTACCATGGTGGAGATGACCCAGGCGGTGACGAGCCAGAAAAGGATGTTCAGGAAGATTTCGGAGTATTTACCCACCGTTGATTATTAATTAAAATTAATCCCATTGAAACCATGGAGAGTCGCATACAAAGGATACATCACACCAAAAAACAGTGGCTATCAGCGTAATCGACGCCAAAAAGGTTTCCGATTAAG carries:
- a CDS encoding histidine kinase, translating into MGKYSEIFLNILFWLVTAWVISTMVGFNLTEVEIITENDLYRETRTHGPIQVISFAGIPPRAILFYINTFWLIPLFYQRRSLVRYLVMLAVAVAFCVGIELFVLHFSGQLFDGLYLRLISIIYGFYLAVSIAYGTIRQQLKLDRRQQFLVREKLSAELQLMRSQINPHFLFNALNNLLAIAERHDQSDISEGISRLSHLLRFIIYDTQSDFIPLEQEVEFIRDYIRLNGLRYSKEDPIEVRFDVNGAMEDQMIAPALLIPFVENAFKHGLDADKKSFVRMALDIKDNALTFNITNSIHEQQRVAMPGQYSGVGLENVRKRLKLIYAHRYTLVVGEESGLFKVTLKLKLS